A DNA window from Fervidobacterium sp. contains the following coding sequences:
- the sufB gene encoding Fe-S cluster assembly protein SufB — protein sequence MNDLNKLLYELKRKENFELKLNVSAALKLPAGLDKRLVYEISKAKDEPEWMLNHRMKSFEIFEKWHEPDWGVDRSELDLSKIVPYVKPNAKKTTTWEEVPQEIKEAFDRLGIPEAERKYLAGVGAQFDSEMVYKNIKEELKKLGVIFIDIETAVKEYPELVKEYFMKLVPPTDNKYAALHGALWSGGTFLYVPKGVKVPLPLQSYFLFGNPGGGQFEHSVIIADEGSEVTYIEGCTAPKYDVVNLHVGTVEVYVKKGAKLKYLTMQNWSKNMFNLEIKRAIAEDDAVMTWVSGSFGSYKTMVYPATILKGDNSVSENVSISFAGPGQHIDTGSKVIHIGRNTRSTVDSRSISIGGGWSFYRGLLKIMENARGSKATVSCTGLMIDNKSKSDTVPIIEVYNTDSDVGHEAKIGRIKDEQIFYLMTRGLNELEAKGLIVKGFIQPVVQQLPFEYAIELNRLVEMEIESSIG from the coding sequence ATGAATGATCTTAACAAACTACTTTACGAGTTAAAACGGAAAGAAAATTTTGAGTTGAAATTAAATGTATCTGCTGCGTTGAAATTACCTGCAGGTTTGGATAAAAGGCTTGTGTATGAAATCTCTAAAGCGAAGGATGAACCAGAATGGATGCTCAATCATAGAATGAAATCTTTTGAAATATTTGAAAAATGGCACGAACCTGACTGGGGTGTCGATCGAAGTGAGCTTGATCTTTCTAAGATAGTGCCATATGTAAAACCTAATGCAAAGAAAACAACAACGTGGGAAGAAGTACCACAAGAGATCAAGGAAGCGTTTGATAGACTTGGTATTCCTGAGGCAGAGAGAAAATATTTAGCTGGCGTTGGCGCACAGTTTGATTCTGAAATGGTTTATAAAAACATTAAAGAGGAACTTAAAAAATTAGGGGTCATATTTATCGATATTGAAACAGCTGTTAAGGAATACCCAGAACTTGTGAAAGAATATTTTATGAAGCTTGTTCCTCCAACAGATAACAAGTACGCTGCCCTGCACGGTGCTCTCTGGAGCGGTGGTACGTTCCTTTATGTACCAAAAGGCGTTAAAGTACCTTTGCCATTACAATCTTATTTTTTGTTTGGTAATCCTGGAGGCGGGCAATTTGAGCATTCCGTTATAATCGCAGATGAAGGGAGCGAGGTCACTTACATAGAAGGATGTACGGCACCTAAGTACGATGTTGTAAATCTTCACGTAGGTACTGTTGAAGTTTATGTTAAGAAGGGGGCCAAATTAAAATACCTTACTATGCAAAACTGGAGCAAAAACATGTTTAATCTCGAGATAAAGCGTGCAATAGCCGAAGATGATGCTGTTATGACTTGGGTATCTGGTTCTTTTGGAAGCTACAAAACTATGGTTTATCCAGCTACCATACTGAAAGGGGATAATTCTGTTTCTGAAAATGTCTCAATATCATTTGCTGGACCTGGCCAACATATTGATACTGGTTCAAAAGTAATTCACATAGGTAGAAACACCCGCTCTACAGTCGACTCAAGAAGTATAAGTATAGGTGGAGGTTGGTCCTTTTACAGAGGACTTCTCAAGATAATGGAAAATGCACGCGGTTCAAAAGCAACGGTAAGTTGTACAGGTTTAATGATAGATAACAAATCAAAAAGTGATACCGTGCCTATTATAGAAGTATACAATACAGACTCTGATGTTGGACACGAAGCAAAAATCGGCAGAATAAAAGACGAGCAAATTTTTTACTTAATGACTAGAGGTTTAAATGAACTTGAAGCCAAAGGGTTGATTGTTAAAGGTTTTATACAACCAGTTGTCCAGCAACTACCTTTCGAGTATGCTATAGAACTAAACAGACTTGTTGAAATGGAAATTGAATCATCCATCGGCTGA